The following coding sequences lie in one Musa acuminata AAA Group cultivar baxijiao chromosome BXJ1-8, Cavendish_Baxijiao_AAA, whole genome shotgun sequence genomic window:
- the LOC135588913 gene encoding pectinesterase inhibitor 10-like, with protein sequence MKPALALLLPLSLLLLLLHAFPRPATALCVPRNSSNPTNLAALPPPSVTTTSSPATPSPALKSPSSSSNPSQLPPSNTTPTPATPSLPLQSSSQPSQLTPSPPAFSQPAAAVSTQLSARHPLLNLLPFAGAVSALCGHTDYPDVCASSIQPLPHPPGLAGPAALLKLQLQACREQAEKAQAHIAALVSLPGTKARDASSLQDCDDNYDDVIDNLDEAAAALESRDKGTLKTMLSALVTDFSTCDDGFAEIAKVSPLAVIDEMLTKLASNCLAIAALV encoded by the coding sequence ATGAAGCCAGCACTGGcgcttctcctccctctctccctcctcctcctcctcctccatgccTTCCCCCGTCCTGCCACCGCCCTCTGCGTCCCTCGCAACTCTTCCAACCCGACCAACCTCGCGGCCCTCCCGCCACCTTCCGTCACTACCACCTCAAGCCCCGCGACGCCCTCACCAGCCCTGAAATCGCCTTCATCGTCCTCAAATCCGTCACAGCTGCCGCCTTCCAATACCACCCCAACCCCTGCGACACCCTCACTACCCTTGCAATCGTCGTCACAGCCGTCGCAGCTGACACCCTCACCACCTGCCTTTTCGCAGCCCGCGGCCGCGGTCTCCACCCAATTGTCCGCTCGCCACCCGCTTCTCAACCTGCTCCCCTTCGCCGGCGCCGTCAGCGCGCTGTGCGGCCACACGGACTACCCCGACGTGTGCGCCTCGTCGATCCAGCCCCTCCCGCACCCGCCCGGCCTCGCCGGCCCCGCCGCCCTCCTGAAGCTGCAGCTGCAGGCGTGCCGGGAGCAGGCGGAGAAGGCGCAGGCGCACATCGCGGCACTCGTCAGCCTCCCCGGCACGAAGGCGCGGGATGCGAGCAGCCTCCAGGACTGCGACGACAACTACGACGACGTGATCGACAACCTCGACGAAGCCGCGGCTGCCTTGGAGTCCAGGGACAAGGGTACGCTCAAAACCATGCTCAGCGCCCTCGTCACCGACTTCTCCACCTGCGACGACGGGTTCGCGGAGATTGCCAAGGTCTCGCCGCTGGCGGTCATCGACGAGATGCTCACCAAGTTGGCAAGCAATTGCCTGGCGATCGCGGCCTTGGTCTGA